The proteins below come from a single Oxyura jamaicensis isolate SHBP4307 breed ruddy duck chromosome 1, BPBGC_Ojam_1.0, whole genome shotgun sequence genomic window:
- the KLHDC10 gene encoding kelch domain-containing protein 10 translates to MIIAAEFVRDWLPSVCHRSPPARSGHRCVADNANLYVFGGYNPDYDESGGPENEDYPLFRELWRYNFATDTWHQMGTEGYMPRELASMSLVLHGNNLLVFGGTGIPFGESNGNDVHVCNVKYKRWALLSCRGKKPNRIYGQAMAIINGSLYVFGGTTGYIYSTDLHKLDLNTREWIQLKPNNMSCDMPEERYRHEIAHDGQRIYILGGGTSWTAYSLDKVRCVIVVLAEPRATNGSSLLLQIHAYNLETNTWEEIATKPHEKVDVFVCGGYNGEVILGDVWKLNLQTFQWVKLPAAMPEPVYFHCAAVTPAGCMYVHGGVVNIQENKRTGSLFKIWLVVPSLLELSWEKLLGYFPHLATLSRSQLLHLGLTQGLVERLK, encoded by the exons ATGATTATTGCTGCTGAGTTTGTCCGGGACTGGCTGCCGAGCGTGT GTCACAGATCTCCCCCGGCGAGGAGCGGCCATCGGTGCGTGGCGGACAACGCCAACCTCTACGTGTTTGGGGGCTACAATCCTGATTACGACGAGTCCGGTGGGCCGGAGAACGAGGACTACCCGCTCTTCAGGGAGCTCTGGCGGTACAACTTTGCCACGGACACCTGGCATCAGATGGGCACGGAAGGCTACATGCCCAGGGAGCTAGCCTCCATGTCAC TCGTATTGCACGGCAACAACCTGCTCGTGTTCGGGGGCACCGGAATCCCCTTTGGTGAGAGCAACGGCAACGACGTCCACGTCTGCAACGTCAAATACAAGAGATGGGCCCTGCTCAGCTGCCGAGGGAAGAAACCCAATCGAATCTACGGCCAG GCCATGGCCATCATCAATGGTTCCTTGTACGTGTTTGGTGGGACCACCGGTTACATCTACAGTACCGACCTGCACAAGCTAGACCTCAACACCAGGGAGTGGATCCAGCTGAAACCAAACAACATGTCCTGCGACATGCCAGAGGAGAG GTACAGGCATGAAATCGCACACGATGGTCAACGGATTTATATCCTGGGAGGTGGAACTTCCTGGACAGCTTACTCCTTAGATAAG GTACG CTGCGTCATCGTAGTGCTGGCAGAGCCAAGAGCAACTAACGGCTCCTCTTTGCTCCTTCAGATCCACGCGTACAACCTCGAGACCAACACCTGGGAGGAAATTGCCACGAAACCTCACGAAAAAGTTG ATGTGTTCGTTTGCGGAGGCTACAACGGAGAAGTGATCCTGGGAGACGTCTGGAAGCTGAACCTGCAGACGTTCCAGTGGGTCAAGCTGCCGGCTGCCATGCCTGAACCCGTGTATTTCCACTGTGCTGCTGTCACGCCC GCTGGTTGCATGTACGTTCACGGCGGCGTGGTCAACATCCAGGAAAACAAACGGACTGGCTCGCTCTTCAAAATATGGCTGGTGGTGCCCAGCCTGCTGGAACTGTCCTGGGAGAAGCTCCTCGGCTACTTCCCTCACCTAGCAACCCTCTCCAGATCTCAGCTTTTGCACCTTGGACTGACGCAGGGACTCGTTGAGCGACTAAAATGA
- the LOC118160790 gene encoding putative cation exchanger C521.04c isoform X2, translated as MATDSEPGRRRRCCTQDALDVPEPHADGDALRRGSLCDHRCAAINNVQGDLGDLGYHQHRPRGHAAVSPPPCCQQHSEEVCESCVVKTTLTAENVVEANKLSNNYKFGFKKWKSHVTARPWEDRSEIVKELYSDLNVIRGSGGSTVTFGNVLYLLLFGWWLSLLYVLVAALMFVTVVGAPYGRLCWDLAGYFLWPFGKVIQKAEAPKSRRALGACEATTEASGTGESSTLLGGPVPRRWRPRCWADEGYWRAGTVAWLCLGYPMLVLAHGLVCVAAWLLVFLIPVAKLSARTAARVLLLPPERVHVRRLRMTEVPLDAEVILCCYRAVNPYYYKYAVDGINVFAVNLLPLVLVTLVLGYVDSHNLLTSSPVKFTLALLSIMPLSYYIGMAIASISAQSNFAVGAVVNATFGSITELTFYITALIKGSREGNRCYAEIVKSALTGTLVGCVLFVPGLCMVIGGIRHQEQRFNSRSAGVSSALLFLSVGGVFAPTLFSKVYGKLVCGECHNVTQNPLGHYLCHNCHFDLMENNGTLYYSPVQPLVYTVSLLLPAAYLIGLFFTLKTHSHIYDIHISDCHMPGHHHSAVVHWSRWRALVILLLSTLCMSACADLATEHISPILTNSTISQYFIGVTVLAMVPELPEIVNGIQFALQNNLSLSIEIGNCIAVQVCMLQIPILVLFTIFYPTNFTLVFSDLHVYASMFSVVLMNYIFMDGKCDYFQGTVLVMVYFILLAVYFFAPSPSGC; from the exons ATGGCTACAGACAGCGAGCCCGGGAGGCGCCGCCGCTGCTGCACGCAGGATGCGCTGG atgtCCCCGAGCCCCATGCTGATGGTGACGCCCTGCGCCGGGGCTCCCTCTGTGACCACCGCTGCGCTGCCATCAACAACGTGCAGGGGGACCTGGGCGACCTGGGCTACCACCAGCATCGGCCCCGCGGCCACGCAG CCGTGTCCCCGccgccctgctgccagcagcactcgGAGGAGGTCTGCGAGAGCTGCGTGGTGAAAACCACCCTGACGGCCGAGAACGTGGTGGAGGCCAACAAGCTCTCCAACAACTACAAG TTCGGCTTCAAGAAGTGGAAGAGCCATGTGACGGCGCGGCCCTGGGAGGACCGCTCGGAGATCGTCAAGGAGCTCTACTCCGACCTCAACGTCATCCGGGGCTCTGGAG GGTCCACGGTGACGTTCGGGAACGTCCTCTACCTGCTGCTCTTCGGCTGGTGGCTCTCCCTGCTCTACGTCCTCGTGGCTGCTCTGATGTTTGTCACCGTCGTGGGGGCTCCCTATG GGCGGCTCTGCTGGGACCTGGCCGGGTATTTCCTCTGGCCCTTCGGCAAAGTGATCCAGAAAGCAGAG GCCCCCAAATCCCGCCGGGCTCTGGGTGCCTGCGAGGCCACCACGGAGgcgagcggcacaggggaaaGCTCCACCCTGCTCGGCGGCCCCGTGCCCCGCCGCTGGCGCCCACGCTGCTGGGCTGATGAAGGATACTGG CGTGCTGGCACCGTGGCATGGCTGTGCTTGGGGTACCCCATGCTGGTGCTGGCCCACGGGCTGGTGTGCGTCGCCGCCTGGCTCCTCGTCTTCCTCATCCCTGTGGCCAAGCTGAGCGCCCGCACAGCTGCCCgcgtcctgctgctgcccccggAGCGGGTGCACGTCCGGCGCCTGAGGATG ACGGAGGTGCCGCTGGACGCGGAGGTGATCCTGTGCTGCTACCGCGCCGTCAACCCCTACTACTACAAATACGCCGTGGACGGCATCAATGTCTTCGCTGTCA ACCTGCTGCCGCTGGTGCTGGTGACGCTGGTGCTGGGCTACGTGGACAGCCACAACCTCCTGACGAGCTCTCCTGTCAAGTTCACGTTGGCGCTGCTCTCCATCATGCCCCTCTCCTACTACATTGGGATGGCCATCGCCAG CATCTCGGCCCAGAGCAACTTTGCGGTGGGAGCGGTGGTGAACGCCACGTTTGGCTCCATCACGGAGCTCACCTTCTACATCACGGCCCTCATCAAGGGCTCGCGCGAGGGCAACCGCTGCTACGCCGAGATTGTCAAGTCGGCGCTGACGGGGACGCTGGTGGGCTGCGTCCTCTTCGTCCCG GGTTTGTGCATGGTGATAGGAGGCATCCGGCACCAGGAGCAGCGCTTCAACAGCCGCTCGGCGGGCGTCAGCTCGGCCTTGCTCTTCCTCTCTGTTGGAG GCGTCTTTGCCCCGACGCTCTTCTCCAAGGTGTACGGGAAGCTGGTGTGTGGAGAGTGCCACAATGTCACCCAGAACCCACTGGGCCACTACCTCTGCCACAATTGTCACTTTGACCTG ATGGAGAACAATGGCACCCTCTACTACAGCCCCGTCCA GCCCCTGGTGTACACCGtgtccctcctgctccctgctgcgtACCTCATCGGCCTCTTCTTCACCCTGAAAACTCACTCGCACATCTACGACATCCACATCAGCGACTGTCACA TGCCTGGCCACCACCACAGTGCTGTGGTCCACTGGTCCCGCTGGCGGGCCCTGGTCATCCTCCTGCTCTCCACCCTCTGCATGTCGGCCTGTGCTGACCTGGCCACGGAGCACATCAGCCCTATCCTCACCAACTCCACCATCTCCCAG TACTTCATCGGTGTCACTGTGCTGGCAATGGTGCCCGAGCTGCCGGAGATCGTCAACGGCATCCAGTTTGCCCTGCAGAACAACCTGAGCTTGAG CATCGAGATTGGGAACTGCATCGCCGTCCAGGTCTGCATGCTCCAGATCCCCATCCTGGTGCTCTTCACCATCTTCTAC ccGACCAACTTCACGCTCGTCTTCAGTGACCTCCACGTCTACGCCAGCATGTTCAGCGTGGTGCTCATGAACTACATCTTCATGGATGGCAAATGTGACTACTTCCAAG GCACTGTGCTGGTGATGGTTTACTTCATCCTCCTGGCCGTGTATTTCTTCGCCCCGTCGCCCAGTGGCTGCTGA
- the LOC118160790 gene encoding putative cation exchanger C521.04c isoform X1 → MATDSEPGRRRRCCTQDALDVPEPHADGDALRRGSLCDHRCAAINNVQGDLGDLGYHQHRPRGHAAVSPPPCCQQHSEEVCESCVVKTTLTAENVVEANKLSNNYKFGFKKWKSHVTARPWEDRSEIVKELYSDLNVIRGSGGSTVTFGNVLYLLLFGWWLSLLYVLVAALMFVTVVGAPYGRLCWDLAGYFLWPFGKVIQKAEAPKSRRALGACEATTEASGTGESSTLLGGPVPRRWRPRCWADEGYWQRAGTVAWLCLGYPMLVLAHGLVCVAAWLLVFLIPVAKLSARTAARVLLLPPERVHVRRLRMTEVPLDAEVILCCYRAVNPYYYKYAVDGINVFAVNLLPLVLVTLVLGYVDSHNLLTSSPVKFTLALLSIMPLSYYIGMAIASISAQSNFAVGAVVNATFGSITELTFYITALIKGSREGNRCYAEIVKSALTGTLVGCVLFVPGLCMVIGGIRHQEQRFNSRSAGVSSALLFLSVGGVFAPTLFSKVYGKLVCGECHNVTQNPLGHYLCHNCHFDLMENNGTLYYSPVQPLVYTVSLLLPAAYLIGLFFTLKTHSHIYDIHISDCHMPGHHHSAVVHWSRWRALVILLLSTLCMSACADLATEHISPILTNSTISQYFIGVTVLAMVPELPEIVNGIQFALQNNLSLSIEIGNCIAVQVCMLQIPILVLFTIFYPTNFTLVFSDLHVYASMFSVVLMNYIFMDGKCDYFQGTVLVMVYFILLAVYFFAPSPSGC, encoded by the exons ATGGCTACAGACAGCGAGCCCGGGAGGCGCCGCCGCTGCTGCACGCAGGATGCGCTGG atgtCCCCGAGCCCCATGCTGATGGTGACGCCCTGCGCCGGGGCTCCCTCTGTGACCACCGCTGCGCTGCCATCAACAACGTGCAGGGGGACCTGGGCGACCTGGGCTACCACCAGCATCGGCCCCGCGGCCACGCAG CCGTGTCCCCGccgccctgctgccagcagcactcgGAGGAGGTCTGCGAGAGCTGCGTGGTGAAAACCACCCTGACGGCCGAGAACGTGGTGGAGGCCAACAAGCTCTCCAACAACTACAAG TTCGGCTTCAAGAAGTGGAAGAGCCATGTGACGGCGCGGCCCTGGGAGGACCGCTCGGAGATCGTCAAGGAGCTCTACTCCGACCTCAACGTCATCCGGGGCTCTGGAG GGTCCACGGTGACGTTCGGGAACGTCCTCTACCTGCTGCTCTTCGGCTGGTGGCTCTCCCTGCTCTACGTCCTCGTGGCTGCTCTGATGTTTGTCACCGTCGTGGGGGCTCCCTATG GGCGGCTCTGCTGGGACCTGGCCGGGTATTTCCTCTGGCCCTTCGGCAAAGTGATCCAGAAAGCAGAG GCCCCCAAATCCCGCCGGGCTCTGGGTGCCTGCGAGGCCACCACGGAGgcgagcggcacaggggaaaGCTCCACCCTGCTCGGCGGCCCCGTGCCCCGCCGCTGGCGCCCACGCTGCTGGGCTGATGAAGGATACTGG CAGCGTGCTGGCACCGTGGCATGGCTGTGCTTGGGGTACCCCATGCTGGTGCTGGCCCACGGGCTGGTGTGCGTCGCCGCCTGGCTCCTCGTCTTCCTCATCCCTGTGGCCAAGCTGAGCGCCCGCACAGCTGCCCgcgtcctgctgctgcccccggAGCGGGTGCACGTCCGGCGCCTGAGGATG ACGGAGGTGCCGCTGGACGCGGAGGTGATCCTGTGCTGCTACCGCGCCGTCAACCCCTACTACTACAAATACGCCGTGGACGGCATCAATGTCTTCGCTGTCA ACCTGCTGCCGCTGGTGCTGGTGACGCTGGTGCTGGGCTACGTGGACAGCCACAACCTCCTGACGAGCTCTCCTGTCAAGTTCACGTTGGCGCTGCTCTCCATCATGCCCCTCTCCTACTACATTGGGATGGCCATCGCCAG CATCTCGGCCCAGAGCAACTTTGCGGTGGGAGCGGTGGTGAACGCCACGTTTGGCTCCATCACGGAGCTCACCTTCTACATCACGGCCCTCATCAAGGGCTCGCGCGAGGGCAACCGCTGCTACGCCGAGATTGTCAAGTCGGCGCTGACGGGGACGCTGGTGGGCTGCGTCCTCTTCGTCCCG GGTTTGTGCATGGTGATAGGAGGCATCCGGCACCAGGAGCAGCGCTTCAACAGCCGCTCGGCGGGCGTCAGCTCGGCCTTGCTCTTCCTCTCTGTTGGAG GCGTCTTTGCCCCGACGCTCTTCTCCAAGGTGTACGGGAAGCTGGTGTGTGGAGAGTGCCACAATGTCACCCAGAACCCACTGGGCCACTACCTCTGCCACAATTGTCACTTTGACCTG ATGGAGAACAATGGCACCCTCTACTACAGCCCCGTCCA GCCCCTGGTGTACACCGtgtccctcctgctccctgctgcgtACCTCATCGGCCTCTTCTTCACCCTGAAAACTCACTCGCACATCTACGACATCCACATCAGCGACTGTCACA TGCCTGGCCACCACCACAGTGCTGTGGTCCACTGGTCCCGCTGGCGGGCCCTGGTCATCCTCCTGCTCTCCACCCTCTGCATGTCGGCCTGTGCTGACCTGGCCACGGAGCACATCAGCCCTATCCTCACCAACTCCACCATCTCCCAG TACTTCATCGGTGTCACTGTGCTGGCAATGGTGCCCGAGCTGCCGGAGATCGTCAACGGCATCCAGTTTGCCCTGCAGAACAACCTGAGCTTGAG CATCGAGATTGGGAACTGCATCGCCGTCCAGGTCTGCATGCTCCAGATCCCCATCCTGGTGCTCTTCACCATCTTCTAC ccGACCAACTTCACGCTCGTCTTCAGTGACCTCCACGTCTACGCCAGCATGTTCAGCGTGGTGCTCATGAACTACATCTTCATGGATGGCAAATGTGACTACTTCCAAG GCACTGTGCTGGTGATGGTTTACTTCATCCTCCTGGCCGTGTATTTCTTCGCCCCGTCGCCCAGTGGCTGCTGA